In Lates calcarifer isolate ASB-BC8 linkage group LG15, TLL_Latcal_v3, whole genome shotgun sequence, one genomic interval encodes:
- the LOC108891185 gene encoding rap guanine nucleotide exchange factor 5 isoform X1 encodes MSWDCGLRYMFSVSPALQQGSMCILHDKEDLSRLEMVQRLAKDGCRFLQNHSKGPERTCEPQSDEAVRVCLRERGHDVLVLQRVSSERPALSASARGGGREEARNRRYVVVSGTPEKILEHLLNDLTLEDDQGTTQGKESDTLLDDFLLTYPVFMSTSDLCQALLGHYYTKRCRGKEDRKEALERKRKVLHLVSQWVSLCKDFLREDEHVKLFMKTLYRYVLDDLYEHPGLETDVRELQKLYQLHRRHTVDEYSPQRKSKALFHQLSLKENGLQSRGTQRETKEVLCHVYITMDSYLSMRVHAGVVAQELLQAVAERMDVPQGELVLVAVTYPGGRLLLQPQDRVFSDSLRPVGRLHMCRKDLGEVLYPFTDNSELQQRTARMLSLNTWDVAVALTNFDWTIFDSIHEQELVYFTFSRHASSNHTVALELLLQRCNEVQLWVMTEVLLCPTLCKRVQLIKKFIKIAAHCKAQRNLNCFFAIIMGLNVAAVSRLSQTWEKIPGKFKKLFSELETVTDPSLNHKAYRDSFKKMKAPKIPFLPLLLKDITFIHEGNKTFHDNLVNFEKLHMIADAVRLIRQCQKDHMGNGITQKSSSEVRAYTDYLHIIDNQQTLFELSHRLEPRN; translated from the exons ccccAGAGTGACGAGGCAGTCCGTGTGTGCCTGAGGGAGAGGGGCCACGATGTGCTTGTTCTCCAGAGAGTGTCGTCAGAGCGGCCAGCCCTCTCTGCATCAgcgaggggaggagggagggaggaggcaaGGAACAGGAG GTACGTGGTAGTATCAGGGACCCCGGAGAAGATCCTGGAGCACTTGCTGAATGACCTGACACTGGAAGATGACCAGGGGACAACACAGGGCAAAGAGTCAG ATACCCTCCTGGATGACTTTCTGCTGACCTACCCGGTGTTCATGTCAACCAGTGATTTATGTCAAGCTCTGCTGGGGCA CTATTACACCAAGCGatgcagagggaaagaggacaGGAAGGAGGCGCTGGAGAGGAAACGAAAAGTCCTGCACCTGGTGTCGCAGTGGGTGTCTCTCTGCAAAGACTTCCTGAGAGAAGACGAGCATGTCAAACTGTTCATGAAG ACTTTGTATCGTTACGTGTTGGATGATCTGTACGAGCACCCGGGCCTGGAGACAGACGTGAGGGAGCTGCAGAAACTCTACCAGCTGCATCGCAGGCA TACGGTGGATGAATATTCCCCTCAAAGAAAG AGCAAAGCACTTTTCCACCAATTGAGCCTGAAAGAGAACGGGCTCCAGTCCAGAGGCACACAGAGGGAGACCAAGGAAG TGCTGTGTCATGTGTATATCACCATGGACTCGTACCTAAGCATGAGGGTCCATGCTGGAGTAGTGGCCCAGGAACTGCTGCAGGCAGTGGCAGAAAGGATGGATGTCCCTCAGGGGGAACTAGTACTGGTGGCCGTGACTTATCCTGGAG GGAGGCTCCTCCTGCAGCCCCAGGACAGAGTTTTCTCCGATTCTTTACGGCCCGTGGGGAGGTTGCACATGTGCAGGAAGGACCTGGGAGAAGTCCTG TACCCGTTCACAGACAACTCCGAGCTGCAACAGAGGACGGCTCGCATGCTCAGTTTAAACACATGGGATGTGGCTGTTGCCCTCACCAACTTTGACTGGACCATCTTTGACTCAATACATGAG CAAGAACTGGTCTACTTCACCTTCAGTCGCCATGCAAGTAGTAACCACACTGTGGCAttagagctgctgctgcagcgctGCAATGAAGTCCAGCTGTGGGTGATGACAGAGGTGCTGCTGTGCCCGACGCTCTGCAAGAGGGTCCAGCTCATCAAGAAGTTCATCAAGATCGCTGCCCA CTGTAAAGCACAGAGGAACCTCAACTGCTTCTTTGCTATTATAATGGGCCTCAACGTTGCAGCAGTCAGTCGCCTCAGTCAGACATGGGAG AAAATTCCTGGGAAATTCaaaaagctgttttcagagCTGGAGACAGTTACA GATCCCTCGCTGAACCATAAGGCCTACAGGGACTCCTTCAAGAAGATGAAGGCGCCAAAGAtcccctttcttcctctgctaCTGAAAG ACATCACATTCATTCACGAAGGCAACAAGACATTTCATGATAACTTGGTCAATTTTGAAAAGCTG CACATGATTGCAGATGCAGTGCGGCTCATCCGGCAGTGTCAGAAAGATCACATGG gGAATGGCATCACGCAAAAGAGCAGTTCCGAAGTGCGAGCCTACACTGATTACCTTCATATCATCGACAATCAGCAGACTCTGTTTGAACTGTCGCACCGGCTGGAGCCTCGTAATTAA
- the LOC108891185 gene encoding rap guanine nucleotide exchange factor 5 isoform X2 gives MSWDCGLRYMFSVSPALQQGSMCILHDKEDLSRLEMVQRLAKDGCRFLQNHSKGPERTCEPQSDEAVRVCLRERGHDVLVLQRVSSERPALSASDSSTDSVVSDRYVVVSGTPEKILEHLLNDLTLEDDQGTTQGKESDTLLDDFLLTYPVFMSTSDLCQALLGHYYTKRCRGKEDRKEALERKRKVLHLVSQWVSLCKDFLREDEHVKLFMKTLYRYVLDDLYEHPGLETDVRELQKLYQLHRRHTVDEYSPQRKSKALFHQLSLKENGLQSRGTQRETKEVLCHVYITMDSYLSMRVHAGVVAQELLQAVAERMDVPQGELVLVAVTYPGGRLLLQPQDRVFSDSLRPVGRLHMCRKDLGEVLYPFTDNSELQQRTARMLSLNTWDVAVALTNFDWTIFDSIHEQELVYFTFSRHASSNHTVALELLLQRCNEVQLWVMTEVLLCPTLCKRVQLIKKFIKIAAHCKAQRNLNCFFAIIMGLNVAAVSRLSQTWEKIPGKFKKLFSELETVTDPSLNHKAYRDSFKKMKAPKIPFLPLLLKDITFIHEGNKTFHDNLVNFEKLHMIADAVRLIRQCQKDHMGNGITQKSSSEVRAYTDYLHIIDNQQTLFELSHRLEPRN, from the exons ccccAGAGTGACGAGGCAGTCCGTGTGTGCCTGAGGGAGAGGGGCCACGATGTGCTTGTTCTCCAGAGAGTGTCGTCAGAGCGGCCAGCCCTCTCTGCATCA GACTCATCCACTGACTCTGTTGTGTCTGACAGGTACGTGGTAGTATCAGGGACCCCGGAGAAGATCCTGGAGCACTTGCTGAATGACCTGACACTGGAAGATGACCAGGGGACAACACAGGGCAAAGAGTCAG ATACCCTCCTGGATGACTTTCTGCTGACCTACCCGGTGTTCATGTCAACCAGTGATTTATGTCAAGCTCTGCTGGGGCA CTATTACACCAAGCGatgcagagggaaagaggacaGGAAGGAGGCGCTGGAGAGGAAACGAAAAGTCCTGCACCTGGTGTCGCAGTGGGTGTCTCTCTGCAAAGACTTCCTGAGAGAAGACGAGCATGTCAAACTGTTCATGAAG ACTTTGTATCGTTACGTGTTGGATGATCTGTACGAGCACCCGGGCCTGGAGACAGACGTGAGGGAGCTGCAGAAACTCTACCAGCTGCATCGCAGGCA TACGGTGGATGAATATTCCCCTCAAAGAAAG AGCAAAGCACTTTTCCACCAATTGAGCCTGAAAGAGAACGGGCTCCAGTCCAGAGGCACACAGAGGGAGACCAAGGAAG TGCTGTGTCATGTGTATATCACCATGGACTCGTACCTAAGCATGAGGGTCCATGCTGGAGTAGTGGCCCAGGAACTGCTGCAGGCAGTGGCAGAAAGGATGGATGTCCCTCAGGGGGAACTAGTACTGGTGGCCGTGACTTATCCTGGAG GGAGGCTCCTCCTGCAGCCCCAGGACAGAGTTTTCTCCGATTCTTTACGGCCCGTGGGGAGGTTGCACATGTGCAGGAAGGACCTGGGAGAAGTCCTG TACCCGTTCACAGACAACTCCGAGCTGCAACAGAGGACGGCTCGCATGCTCAGTTTAAACACATGGGATGTGGCTGTTGCCCTCACCAACTTTGACTGGACCATCTTTGACTCAATACATGAG CAAGAACTGGTCTACTTCACCTTCAGTCGCCATGCAAGTAGTAACCACACTGTGGCAttagagctgctgctgcagcgctGCAATGAAGTCCAGCTGTGGGTGATGACAGAGGTGCTGCTGTGCCCGACGCTCTGCAAGAGGGTCCAGCTCATCAAGAAGTTCATCAAGATCGCTGCCCA CTGTAAAGCACAGAGGAACCTCAACTGCTTCTTTGCTATTATAATGGGCCTCAACGTTGCAGCAGTCAGTCGCCTCAGTCAGACATGGGAG AAAATTCCTGGGAAATTCaaaaagctgttttcagagCTGGAGACAGTTACA GATCCCTCGCTGAACCATAAGGCCTACAGGGACTCCTTCAAGAAGATGAAGGCGCCAAAGAtcccctttcttcctctgctaCTGAAAG ACATCACATTCATTCACGAAGGCAACAAGACATTTCATGATAACTTGGTCAATTTTGAAAAGCTG CACATGATTGCAGATGCAGTGCGGCTCATCCGGCAGTGTCAGAAAGATCACATGG gGAATGGCATCACGCAAAAGAGCAGTTCCGAAGTGCGAGCCTACACTGATTACCTTCATATCATCGACAATCAGCAGACTCTGTTTGAACTGTCGCACCGGCTGGAGCCTCGTAATTAA